In the genome of Dendropsophus ebraccatus isolate aDenEbr1 unplaced genomic scaffold, aDenEbr1.pat pat_scaffold_2076_ctg1, whole genome shotgun sequence, one region contains:
- the LOC138775793 gene encoding DNA-binding protein inhibitor ID-2-like: protein MKAFSPVRSVRKSSLTEHSLGISRSKTPVDDPMSLLYNMNDCYSKLKELVPSIPQNKKVSKMEILQHVIDYILDLQIALDSHPSIVSLHHPRLSSPSPNRSPLTTLNTDISILTLQASDLSTEFITNDSKALCP from the exons ATGAAAGCCTTTAGCCCCGTACGATCTGTCCGGAAAAGCAGCCTGACGGAGCATAGCCTGGGCATCTCCCGGAGCAAAACGCCAGTGGATGACCCTATGAGCCTGCTGTACAACATGAACGACTGCTACTCCAAGCTGAAGGAGCTGGTGCCCAGCATCCCGCAGAACAAGAAGGTCAGCAAGATGGAAATCCTGCAGCATGTCATCGACTACATCCTGGACCTGCAGATCGCCCTGGACTCTCACCCGAGCATAGTCAGCCTGCACCACCCGAGGCTGTCCAGCCCTTCCCCCAACAGAAGCCCCCTGACCACCCTGAACACAGACATCAGCATCCTGACCCTGCAG GCGTCTGATCTATCAACAGAGTTCATCACGAATGACAGCAAAGCTCTTTGTCCTTAA